ATCTCATTAATTTGTACCCGAGATTCAAAATTTTCCATGTTCAGTTCAACTGGTGCTACTGCGATGTGCTTAATTATAATCAAATTCAGCATGCACCTTCTCATTCTCAAATAAGTCTAGCATCTTCTCCGCCCTTAACATATTGTTAACAACCTCCATTCCTTTCATGTTTTTTCCCGATTTCCTTAACATTACACATGTTATCTTTAATTCCATAACCATGTCATTCTATTAGTTATATCTGATCTGATATGCACAAAGTTCTCTCTAGATTGTCTTTACCAAGGAAATTAAATATAGTCTCCAATATGTCATCATGAATGCACAATTATTACTAACTAGATAAAGCTTTACAAAGTTTTAAACTCTAAATCTAACGGAGTTGCAAAGTTTCAGATAAACAATTATGCGCTCACTAGATAAATCCTAGCCTAGCTTGGTTTCGAAATTCTTACTACCTAGATAAACCCTAGCTCAATTCTAAGTCGGACCGAATTATAAAGTTTCAGCTAACCCTACTCTAAATTTGACAAAAtagcaagaagaagaaaaaggaaagcttACTTGTTGTAACCCAAGGAGAATACCCACTCGTGGTGTCAGTGAGGTGTTAGGACAACATTGGCAAGAGATACTACCGCAAGCATGCTCCGGCAACGGTGCCTCTGAACATGGTGATTTGTCAAATCAAGAGCTACCGTACCCCTAGCCGTTTGTGCTATATTCTTCGTCGCCCGTCGAATCGATGTCGCTTTTAGCGCCGATAgggtcgccgccgccgttgccggaGGAGGTGAGGTGCGTGGGAGGAGAGGGAAACGCGCGCGGGAAACTAAAACCTAACCGGCCGCCCCTTGAGACATGTGTTAAAAGGCCGTTAACGGTCATATCCGTGTGTTGTCTCCTCTGTCTCATTGTCAGTTAATCAGCGTTCAATTTGAGTTTACTGTttgttttggcaaaaaaaaaacttacaaaTTTGTGGTTTATTTGTCTCGAAAAACAAAAGTGGTATCATTTGGTTCGAAAGGTGGTGGTTTTTTTTGTCCCTGGAACCAAAATTGATACCACCAGATTGTCCCTGAAAAACAAAGTATATATATCAATTGTATAACAGCTGGATGCAGCTAAGTGGCGATGTCACAAAGTAATACACTGGCACTATCGCAGTTATTAAATTATGGAGATGGCAGATGTCTTAGGTACGGCTTTGTAATCTTGTACACTGGCATTATTGGTGCCTTCGTTTGGTAAACATCAGGATGACGGGAGCAGCGGTGGGAAAGTAGGCACTACAGGTAAAGGCAAAGCCATCCCATGTTCGAGAAGATAACTTTTTTTTTCCagataataaaaaaataaaaactggcGCAGAGAGTCAAGAAAGACGCGTGCCCGGGCCGGGCCGCGGCCTCCACGTCGTCTCCTCCCATTGAAGATTGAAGTCTGGCCCTCACGGCACGCGGTTTGGCCAGCTTCCACGAAGCTTCCCCCGACACGGCCACGTCCGAGTGCGTGCCCTGCTGCTGACAAGCCGATACTTGACGAAATCCATGGTCGACCAGTCTCAGTCCAGACCTGCCTCATTCATGCTCCTACTGGCGCTACTACTACTTCAAGTGTAAGCAACTCGATCGACCGGCACCGCACCAACCAACCagcaccgccaccgtctcctccgATCGATAAAACCCCTCGCCCCCCGACCTCGGCCTCCATTTCCATCCCGCACAACACGCAGCTCCACTACCCCTACATACCAAGCCGCGAGgcaaaaggaggagatcgagagagagagagatggagggttACGACCGCGAGTTCTGGCAGTTCAGCGACCAGCTCAGGCTGCAGACGGCCGGCTTCTCCGGCCTCTCCCTCGGCGACTCCATCTGGTCCCCCGCCGACAACGCACGCGCCCGCAACGCCGACTCGACCCTCGGCCTCTTCTCTCCCTCCCACGACGCACCCGCCAAGATCAACGCCAACGACGGGCCCGGCCTCATCGGCTCAGGCAAGCTCGCCTTCGGGGCCACCAAGGCCGACCGCTATAACAACACCACCAATAACCTCCCCGCCGGCGACGCCAAGGCGTACGGTTATGGCGCCCCGGCCAAGCCCAACAGCGCCAACCTCAACAACAATAACGCTAGCTTCGCGCTCAACAAGATGATGATTGGCGGGagctacaacaacaacagcaacaacctgAACGGCGGCAGCGGGGAGGTGAAGAGCTACTTCAACAAGTCCATCGGGAGGCCGGCCAGCAACAACAACGGCAGCAACTACGGCGGTCAAGGCTACGGCAAGAATAAGGGAGCTCTGGACGGCGGCAAGAAGAAGCACGCCAAGaacaacgacaacaacaacaaccacggcGCCGCCTCCGAGAAGAGGTTCAAGACGCTGCCGGCGTCCGAGGCGCTGCCGAGGAACGAGCCCATCGGGGGGTACATCTTCGTCTGCAACAACGACACCATGGAGGAGAACCTCAAGAGGCAGCTCTTCGGTACGTACGATCGTCATGGCTTTAATTACTACGACGACTATAATTAGTGACAAGATCAAGCCAGTCTCAGCTGCTAATTTAATCAGATCAGGTAAGTGACGGTTTCGGTTAATTTGCAGGGCTGCCGTCGAGATACAGAGACTCGGTGAGGGCGATCAGGCCAGGGCTGCCCCTCTTCCTCTACAACTACTCCACACACCAGCTCCACGGCATCTTCGAGGTTATTTGCCCGTCTTATCTGATGACTGATTCATtaattgatgatgaattgcttggACTCATCGCCCTATACTGAACTGAACTGAATCGTATCGTACGTGCAGGCTGCGAGCTTCGGCGGAGCAAACATCGACCCGGCGGCGTGGGAGGACAAGAAGTGCCACGGCGAGTCTCGCTTCCCTGCGCAGGTACTACATGCACCTGCCATGCCACATGCTGCTACCTAAGTTCAGACTTCTGAGAACCAGTATACGGAGTAGTAAAAACGTAGATTTAGGAGCCTAGAGCCTAGAAATGTCTACCGGCCAGCCCAGTTGCAAGGCTTGATCTGCAACAATGGATTAGTATCGAGACGAAGCAATTATTACCTAGTCAATCATAGTTAACTAAACGGATGGGTGATGGCACGGTCTAGCTAAAACTTGCTACTCCCAAACCGGCAA
The nucleotide sequence above comes from Lolium rigidum isolate FL_2022 unplaced genomic scaffold, APGP_CSIRO_Lrig_0.1 contig_15694_1, whole genome shotgun sequence. Encoded proteins:
- the LOC124680402 gene encoding B2 protein-like; this translates as MEGYDREFWQFSDQLRLQTAGFSGLSLGDSIWSPADNARARNADSTLGLFSPSHDAPAKINANDGPGLIGSGKLAFGATKADRYNNTTNNLPAGDAKAYGYGAPAKPNSANLNNNNASFALNKMMIGGSYNNNSNNLNGGSGEVKSYFNKSIGRPASNNNGSNYGGQGYGKNKGALDGGKKKHAKNNDNNNNHGAASEKRFKTLPASEALPRNEPIGGYIFVCNNDTMEENLKRQLFGLPSRYRDSVRAIRPGLPLFLYNYSTHQLHGIFEAASFGGANIDPAAWEDKKCHGESRFPAQVRVATRKICDPLEEDAFRPILHHYDGPKFRLELSITEALSLLDIFEDKDDA